Genomic segment of Drosophila takahashii strain IR98-3 E-12201 chromosome X, DtakHiC1v2, whole genome shotgun sequence:
ggttgagatttcccacacatattctttggcttcctacgcagcgcaagtttattttagccgagcgccacgccctctctaacgcccacaatcgcccactaacgattttaaaatgggtcctgcgcccacatctttaaagatttccgagaagtataaatgcaattttgttgtgtatatttatacctatcgaaatgtagaagacatttttcaaatcggacgattcattaaaaagttatacgcaatcaaatcAATACGCaattagctgagttacgattattagtcgggacaccaacccgagtacagcgttcgaactctctttagctgagtgacgggtattagatagtcgggacaccaacccgactatagcgttctctcttgtttttgttctaCAAATAAGCATATTTCCTGTAATTAGCCGAACTCCTCCTCCCATTTAAGACTCCCCCTTTCCCAACCTCCTTGTTAACCCTTTAACAACGTCAGTGGCAATAAAAGACAAGTTTATTGCCGGCACCCCCATGAATATTTGTCTTTGTAGCTCAACTTTTTGTCCCCAAGGAGCAATCGCCAAAATTGTGTTTCATTGTTGTTTATTTCTTTCGCAGCTAGTTTGTAGTTGTAGTAGTtcaaacgcaaaaaaaagaaaaagtttagaaataaaaaagggatTAATACAGTTTACGGGAAAGTTTGGGGGTTAGGGTTCAAAAATTGGGTTCGCTTTCACATATGTGGCCCATATTGAGTACTTTTTGATGATTTGACACCCTAAGAAACTTCCTACTCTCACTTTGAGTTTATTCATTTCATtcctttttttcatttcattcgtattggaaattgtattatttacgtaagtttgttttttatttcaatattatcGCTCGGTTTTCAATGTCTTAAACATTTCTTTTAAACTTTCTACTCTGACTTTAAGTTTTGATCATTTGCTTTTCattccttttatttattttattcgaaatggtattattattatttaggtaatctatttttcaaaattttcccATGTTTTTTAATGTACTAAAATTATTTGATCAACTTTTTTGTAACATTTTGCCCGTAAAATATATAAGTGTATATtacagtttatttattttcatttaattcacTTTATTCATTTCAAtcgaattttgatttaaatatttttttctttacaaaatattgccagttaaatatattaaaaaaaaacattaaattaaaaccacATTAGACGGAATTTGGTCTTAAAGCTGACCGCTCAGTTCGTCGTCGAAATCGGAGGTGGGTGGCGTGTCCTTCACATCCGCCCGCACAGTGTACTCCTTCTCGTTGACACTGTAGTAGATGTTGAAGTACCTGCCCGACTGGATCCTCATGGCTAAATAGCCGCTCTGTCCGAGATCCCTGGTGATCTTCTGGTACAACACATGGCCACTGCTCAGGATCACCCGCACCTCTTGCGAGCCATCGTCGTTTTTGCGGGCATTCTGCCGCAGGATCTGCACCAGCTGGGTTCTCAAAGGATTCGAAATGGGCTTCAGACCCGGCAGCTGGATGAGCGGCTCACAGCGGCAGCTCAGCTTCTGGGTGAGCGGACAGCTGGCCTGGGAATTGGGGGACGAGGCGACGGGAGCCGGGGCCACGGGCGATACAGCGCCCAGTCCCAGGTTGCCCAGATTGAGGCCACCCAGGGTGCCGAAGCCGCCGTTCAGACCGCCCAGACCCAAACCGCTGATCAGATTGGGCAGCCCGCCGACCCAGGTGCCGATTATGGGCAGATTCTGGCCAAAGCCGGGCAGCCAGCCGGACTGCGGCTGCTGACTCTGGGCATTCGAGTTGGAGGCCACGGGCGTCACCACGGTAATCGGCTGCAGGGGCTGCAGGGGCGGCAGTGGCAGCGGCTGCAGCGGGGGGTTCACATTTAGGCCGTCgaagaaaatgggaaattggCCACTGGAACCAGCCAGGCTGCTCTGGCCACCATTGGCAgtctgaaaaataatttttagaataagtaatacattttttagatcaatttttaagattttgagTGGATTcctatacctatcgaaatgtagaaaagaattttaaaatcggtCCATTCCCTAAAAAGTTATAGGCACTTAATGGCATGCAAGCATTGCAAGCAGTTTACTGCTTGCGTACctttatctccctcgcactcccgtTAGTTTAGTAACGGattttctctcttgttttaaatgtgtttacaaaaaaacctATTCagataaaattactttttttttcattttataatattttttaaagattaaattgtaattgtaaactTACCAATTGTCGTTTGTCCCGGCGTTCCATTGACTCCACGGTCTCCACACCACTACTCTTGGGCTTTTCAGTTGTAGTGGGCATGGGTTCCCTGGTTCTTACTGTTGTTGGTGTGGTTAAGGCCAGTCCCACAGCTATGATAGCCATAAAGACGATTAAACTCAGTTTGCTGGCCATGTTTTCTATAAAttgtttgtatattttttcaaacaaagTTTTCGGTTTCTTGCAATCTCTGGATTGTTCTTTATCAGACTTTGCTTGGACTCGCTTTGATGTTGGGATGAGATCCCCAACCACTTATATATGATTTTTGCGCTCTCATATCCTGTCATTTCATGAAGTTCGAGTGGGCAGTAAATGAAACCAGATTTGCCAAGAATCCAAATGGTGGttaataaagaattaattgaaGAATACAAAAACTGGATTTGCTCGCACAGAATCTGGGTCAGCATTTAATAAACCCAAAGTACTTATTTATATATCCCAGCCAAGTTCGCTCGAAATTTTAAGGGACTTCAGTTTAAGACTTAAAGCCCAATTTAATGTGGACTTACATAAATGCACAATCATTCAATAGCCATACCTGCAGGtgtccattaattttccaaacTTCTCCAATTAATTTACCcagcaaatacaaatacaaacaatCAATAGCTTATTTTCGCCAGGACCATCTCAGCTATCTCCTATTGTTTTCAAAATCTCCCAAAATTAATACTTCACACAATGCACATTGCTTTCAGCTAGAAGCATTCGATTCAAGGCTGCTTTCAGggcattattatttattgagtgACAAACCATGGGGATTCCCTTGAAAAATAATGACACTTGTtggatttaataaatataaaaacacacttgatttatatatatttttttttattatttaatttttttattttaacaatattttgtactttttgttttctttaagattatgtattattattatttaaatgataagACATGGggattcaatttaaaaataatggcaATTCTTGGATTctacaaatataaaaacacatttgatttatatatatttttttattatttataggaATTTATACATTATATAAACATACATACCTATAATGAGCATACAGCTGTTGACAAATTGCCTGGGGGCTTTGCCATGTCCAGCGgccaaaaaatcaaatcaaattaaatttgtgccaacaaaaaaaagagaagaaaaaaggaaaccgGAAATATGAGGCAACGGGCAGAAAATGTTTCGTTTGCATGGAAATTTCTGTgtgagattttcaattttccccGAACAGAGACGAAAAGGAAACTGTAAAGAACAAGTTGCTTGACAGCCGCTTGCTGTTGCGGACtcataaatcaaaaagtttttgacaaattgcACATTAAAGACGCGTCTTTGGTtcaattaaatagaaattgaattaaattataaagctGGCCGCCCTTGAAAATGCGACAAAATtgaagcgaaaaaaataaaaaccagaaTGTGATAAAAAATAAGCTGCCAAAGTGAGTCAAAAACTGTAACCGGTTTGCCGGAAAGCaagctataaaaataataatttacaacGTCAAATATCTTTCACGGTTTATGGAAAAGAAACCGAAAAGACAGAGAAAAATCACAAGCagaaatataagaagaaatccaTGGCATCACCAGCCATGGAAAATCTcattataaattacaaaaaaaaggcaGTAAAGAAAACCACCGAGGACAtagaaaaccaaaataaaagagaatttaaattaaaagctttaagttacaaaataaaaaacctttctaaataaaaatattttgaagtaACTAAACCAATGAACTTTGATCACCCCTTGAACCAACAATACCCCAAACAAATACCCATTAGCACCTTTACGAGCTCGCACACAATATGGCGattataaagattttaacAATCCTGCACCTCAGCTCCTCACCACTtcccattcaaatattcaTTTACCGATTTTCATCATCTTTCGGCATTACATGATCATCATGACGTGATGCATTTTAACCCTTGTGCGGTGAAGGGGGTTAATGTTTGCTTATgtttataataaactttttttattgttaacatttgttgttaaattaactttgtttgtttaattattGATGAACTGAATTTTAGTCTTTTGGTCAAGAACACTTTTGGGTTCCCAGAAacagtaattaaatttttttttttttaaattttaacaaatgttattatttttattttttttattataagctttaattttataaaattttataaagtaaTGCTAAGCTGATAGAAGGCAACGTTGCGTATGAGCAATGTTCTTCGTTGAACATTTTggccaataaatatttgatatcactgtgcaacatttttagggttataaaatgtaaccgcaattctgatttcatgggcgaaaagaactcatcgaaataagctaaaacccatttgggtttctctggcttagctcgcgtttacctattatagcgagttaaagttttacatacaaaatttatttgtaacggccatatcttgtgaaccgtttaaaatttcactatcaagtcttcagtgattatgtagctatgaacccaaggaacttaATTGACTAATGGCTAttgcgaagacgtacacctagcgcgttaaaaatcgaaaaattaagcaaatttgtttattaacgcgctaggtatactaggtgctaagtgcgcaagagtcatttgtcaatttagttccttgggttaactagctacataatcactgaagacttgatagtgaaattttaatcggttcacaagatatggccgttacaaataaattttgtatgtaaaactttaactcgctataaaaggtaaacgcgaaCTAAGCCAgcgaaacccaaatgggtttaagcttatttcgatgagttctttccgcccatgaaatcagaattgcggttacatttttcatgttgcactgtgtatttattctaaaaaaataataaaatattcccaaTTTGGTATCTTGCTACACATTACTGCCTTTACTGCTAATTAAAGTACAATACAACATTTACTTAAAGGCTTAATATTAGGTCCACACTGTGTTCACACACTCAAGGGTTAAAAGCCCGCTTCGACTGCTTATTATTGGCCCAGCTCCAAAGTAGCCGGCTCAAAGCCAGCTTATTTGCCGTTCTGGCGCATAAcggtataatatatatatatatattccagATGTCTAAAGTGCAGCTGataatgacgatgatgattCAGTCAACTCGAATTCAGCTGCAGCGAGCGGGAGCGAGCCTTTGATTCGTATAAATACAAGTCCGGGCCTTTTGGCAGCGTGCAAAAGGCAAAAGGAAAAGCGCCCGCAGACATGTCATCAAACAGAATCCggctgcaactgctgctgctggcggccACACTAATCCCCCTGCTGCAGGCCGGGATAGTTAGGGATCCTCCGTActtggattcggattcggattcggattcgaatACGGACACCACCACCGCCCCCCTGGACCCGCAGGAGCAgctggaatcggaatcggaatcggaatcggagaCGGCAGCTCCTGAGTCCTCCGCTCAAGTGGATGGCCGACGCATCGACTGCAAATTGACTTTCGATGCGGCGACAATGGACTCGTTAGGCTGCCACAATGAGGGGGCGCGGCAGAGGTCGGGTAATAAGCCCGAGGAGGTGGCGGAAAATCCGGAATGGCAGCGCCACTTGAAGTCCCCGGACAGCCAGCCCATCTATGAATTACAATTGGTTGTTTGGCCCAGTGACATCGAGGATGGTGATGACTTTAGTCCGCCGCTGGCCACCACAACTAGCACCACTAGCACCACCCCGAGGACCACTAGCACCACTAGCACCACCCTGAAACCCACCCAAATTGGGACACCTATTGAGCAAATATGGCCATTGTACGAGGATCAATTGGTCGTATTTCCGCAAATGGACTTTGAAGAGGAGAATCTTGATTATTTCTTCGACGAAGTGCCACCGTCCACTTCACCGCCCACCACTGGGCGACCGGTGACCACCAGCCCCCATCCGACGGGCACGCCCACTCCCACGCCCATTTATGTGGTGCAAAACTATCATCTCATACACACCAACGGCACCGAGGAATACAAGTAAGTTGGccaaaagaaaatcaattaaaatataaaattaaatacttataTTAAATCCgatttttggcaatttttggtataaactaaactaaacattttctaaattattataaaaagtagATTTATAAACTCtagatttatttctttaaacatagttttttttcgttccatctagattatttaataaatttttagcaatacgtttttaagatattttaaatccaaTACAACAAGTAATCTTTTGGTTACATTAATAGTTAAATAggtttgaataattttaactAAACTAGTTTGAAACGCTTaggattaaatatatttttttatttttagaattaatattagtttttattttaaagtttttttttgcccaaccTTAACTTAACCATTTTCTCCAAATCCCAGATTGGTGATGAGCAATGGGTTGGTGAACTACAAGAAGCTTTACACCAAGAAGGTGGGTGACCAGGTGGTCAACGTGCAGGAGGGCTACAACTCAGTGCCCATTCCAGGGCCCAAGAACCAAATCCAGACGCAGTACTTCATTGCCGACGAGCGGGGCTACAATGTCTATAGAAGTGAGTAGTCTGCCCGTCCAGGGTTGCCATCAATAGTGATTGTATATTCCACTTCCCCGCCCCCAACAGTCGAGCTGCACACCCATCAGCCAGGGTTGCCCAAACAATTGCATTACAAAGCCACAAAAGCGACCAATATGTGAGAGAGGATGAGCAGGATTTCCAAATGGCGGACACAGTGGCCTCAGCGCAATAAATAaacgaatatttttttcttttttttttaacttatattAGTTTATTAAGTtctgaataaatttaaaagaaaacttgCGTTAATGtttgttaattatattttctttactgTATTTGTAATGGatttctttagtttttaaactaggcaaaaggtatttattaaaaataattaggttcTGTTTCAAGACTATACGACAACAGGTTATTTTTTGTCTATCTGTTctataaagtatttttttatgaatttgagaaaaatatatatattatggagctgatttatcttaaatatgactcttttagttttttttaagaacgCAAAAAATCTAGGCTAACAACCAAAGGTTAATGGTTGTTTCAGAAatcgtttttagtttttatataatGGCAAGTGATCTAAATAGTGAACGCATAGTTTTAATATAGaccttattatattatttacataAGTATATCATTTTGGAAaactattaattatattattgttaaataatatatcaaaaatGACTAAAACGGCCTTTTTTGTAAATTCTGTTATCCGattccattttaaaattttagttgtacaatctctttttttgtttttcatttatatttcacATTTATTGTGACCCAATGTCCACTATGTCTGCGGCAAACGAATGgcgaaataaaatgtaatgcccACAAAATGATTtgctgtatttttttgtttgtcgcTCTTGgtgttatatattattttttttgctgtttttgcgATTGCTGGCAGTGGTGATCTGTCtatatgtattttgttttcactatttttatttcaccAGATttcggttgttgttgctttgccTGATTCCTATTCTATTTGCTGTTGCTTTCTCAATCGCAGTGTTGCTGATTGCCATCcttggttgctgctgctgctgttcatgttgctgctgcactgagagaaaagacgaaagtatttaaaatcaaactgtttttatttaaattggtttacTTGGAACCACAGTACCAAAGTTTTTGGTAAAGGACATATATAAAATGTCATATTTATTGTCTATCTAaactaagtaaatatttgttatataaaaaaggTGAGTATTGTTGATTTATCCATTTACCGATCCTTGAATCGATTTGGATTTTTCTGTGTGCTTGTTGTTTTGCCACTTGAAAACCCCTGGGCAGTTGTGGGTTAAGGGCTGGGGTAAGGGGGCAAGGATGATGCTGATGATGCCATTTAGATGCATATCAAAGCATTTCACTTTTGCCCAATCcttttggcatttttgcatatgtatgtatttatttatttatttattttgtttatttactttcTTGCCttctgccgccgctgctggcAATGTCTTTGTTGTTTCTTTCAATTGTAGTTTATGGATTTTCTTTGCCTCGATTCGTTTCTTTCCTCGCCCTATAAACTCTTGAATTTCCCCTGTTTGTTGTTTATGCCGCAAAGTTTTCTTGGTCCTTGGGTGTCAGCCTGTTGGCAGCTGTGCAAAGTTTTTTGGGTCTTGGGTCTTatgattatttaaattcatGTTCGACCTTACTTACTTTATAGGCCCGAATCCCGAATGCGAATCCCGAATCCCAATGATTTTcactaaatatgtatttaaaagaaagaaaggctCCAAGGGCTTGCAATTAAATCGAACACGAATTTTCCATTCTTATCATCTGTAACTGTGTTTCGCCCCATTTACTGTAAATTGAGAAACTATTTATACTAAGGGTGTTCGGGCGGGGTGAGGACGTCTCTCTGCACTTCGTCTATTTTTAACCCTTTAATGGAAACTTGTAGTTGGATTAAAGGCAggtattttggtattttttgttattgtaaatgattttttaaaccccctttaaatggtttaatttaaaatataaaactagtaatatttatagaacttttttattgtttaatatttaatgaaaaaataattaaaagacaatttttttaaattatttaatttggaaGTATTGAACTTTGTAACATAAATCCCACTTTattatgtattatattttttgttggccCTAAATTATTGGCAGTGACCCAgaaaatatctgaaaataatgagACAACTATTACATTGTGGTCTGCAAGGGGTTAAATGTCCCGGGGCTGCCACctcctgcttcttcttcttgttcacctattcttcttcttcttgtagAGCTTAACCTTGTTTCGGTTGGGGTTTATTTTTCAGTTTCCAGCTCGTATATCCGTTCCGTGTCGTCTTGGCCGTACGTCGTTCGTTTTACGGCCTTTGTAATTATCACTTTAATGAACTTTGCTAGTTTGATAGCGAACCTCGCCAAAGGTAGCGCCCCGCAATGGGGCCAATGAGCGAGATAGCTATCCCCGGGGTGAGAGAGACGGCACATAAGGGagcagaaagagagggggcgaTTGCAAGGACGAAGCTACGTGCAGAAACGGCTTTCTCCTTTTTCCTTTCTCCTCCCAGCGCAACGCCATTGTGtgcctttggtttttattaaggAATAAAATTAGTGAGCGCGTGCCGGGAACGCCAAAAATGCCAGTTGCAGTTCGTCCTCTGCCGCCTTTCGTCCTGTCGTCCTTTCGTCCCTTCTCCCCCCCTTCCACCCTCCTCGACTCCTCCATCCGGGCAAAAGGAAACGGAAGCAGCGGCGAAAGTCGCGGGAgcacagaaagaaaacagTTTAAGTGGGCCTTTTATTAACTAACTAATGACTGCCAATTGTTGtcgttttttatatttataagacAGAAAAACACGGCTAAATGTTAGTTTatataataattcaataaaatagGTTTAAACCAAAACTGATTCATTTACAAGATAAAAAgaagattaaataaatattttgtaaattatttatattatttttatattttgtactctttgtgaatttaaaataattatttaaatatattacaaaaattgtggtacattattttttttgttcattaatttttatagatttttttttgttttgttttgttttttaagctcgcctgtaaattttactttatagccgaacattttaaaatgttaaaaccttaatatttttatatattttatgagtttagacattttgactttttatgaattgaaaatataaaatatttatttctttatttatattataaaaatatacatttaaactaCTACAGCATTTTTTCAGTGCTTTTCAAGCATGGCAAGTTTAAGTTGAGGCAGAAACGGTGACTGCAACAGAGGCCGAAAGTTATGCGAAGCGAATGTGCGCAAAATAATGCAAGATAAACGCGCCAATTTCCAGAAGAACAAAAATAGCAAACACTTTTGCAGGCAGAAGAATTGTGAAACCAATTGTGGGGCTAAATGAAGGAAAGCCACTGATGAagcaccgaaaaaaaagtatacaaaatgTTAACTAAGGattaagaattattttaaattattatagatTAGTTTAGTTGCATAACAAATTAATTGCAATTCGAGGACtgtaattaaaagtaaagaaatttaattgaatgcatatattttgccaAATAATTTATGTGTGAAACCAAATTATCTAATCTAATTTACTGACATGCAATTAATTGctgcaatttttttggcaaaatttAATGTGAGGATTAATTAACGGGCGATTACACAAGAATCACTCTTAAATCAGCCGAATGCAGCATTACATCGCGGCAACCGAaataaaacccaaaacccaaaagTGTGAATGTGCGATGCGAAATGGAAAAGCCCCGGAAAAGCGGTCGAGCAATGGAAATGGctgcaaaaatacaaattgaaaTGCAGCAAGTCGCCTTCCTTGTCGTGGTTTATTTTCCAGCGCCACGGCAATTAATCATAAAAGCAGATTTTAACACGAGCTGACTTTATGCCATGTATAGtggacatacatacatatatatgcatGGGCATACCATATATACCATATATGGATGATATGATGCTCTCTTCTTCTTCGCCTCGAACCcatgaaatatgcaaaatatctTGTAATGTGTTTATCAATGTGTGCGGATGCCCGTGGAACATGGATCGGGCAATGTTCCGGACTCGTTGACTCAGTTCCAGACGATTCCCTTCCTGGGCCagcaaaataaattcattgaaTTAACAAATAGCTTCGTGTTCATTTTAAAGCGCCGAGGAGGAACAAAGGGAAAAATaccagaaaaaagaaaaaaataatataagcggcaaaaagtgagcacattttatttttttaatgtttttatgcgcgtgtaaat
This window contains:
- the LOC108066672 gene encoding uncharacterized protein — protein: MASKLSLIVFMAIIAVGLALTTPTTVRTREPMPTTTEKPKSSGVETVESMERRDKRQLTANGGQSSLAGSSGQFPIFFDGLNVNPPLQPLPLPPLQPLQPITVVTPVASNSNAQSQQPQSGWLPGFGQNLPIIGTWVGGLPNLISGLGLGGLNGGFGTLGGLNLGNLGLGAVSPVAPAPVASSPNSQASCPLTQKLSCRCEPLIQLPGLKPISNPLRTQLVQILRQNARKNDDGSQEVRVILSSGHVLYQKITRDLGQSGYLAMRIQSGRYFNIYYSVNEKEYTVRADVKDTPPTSDFDDELSGQL
- the LOC108066678 gene encoding uncharacterized protein, which gives rise to MSSNRIRLQLLLLAATLIPLLQAGIVRDPPYLDSDSDSDSNTDTTTAPLDPQEQLESESESESETAAPESSAQVDGRRIDCKLTFDAATMDSLGCHNEGARQRSGNKPEEVAENPEWQRHLKSPDSQPIYELQLVVWPSDIEDGDDFSPPLATTTSTTSTTPRTTSTTSTTLKPTQIGTPIEQIWPLYEDQLVVFPQMDFEEENLDYFFDEVPPSTSPPTTGRPVTTSPHPTGTPTPTPIYVVQNYHLIHTNGTEEYKLVMSNGLVNYKKLYTKKVGDQVVNVQEGYNSVPIPGPKNQIQTQYFIADERGYNVYRIELHTHQPGLPKQLHYKATKATNM